A genome region from Rhodopseudomonas boonkerdii includes the following:
- a CDS encoding TRAP transporter small permease: protein MKFLLRILDRLEETLIATLIGAATLVIFVAVAHRYTTDFVVSNRTLPGAMAVYKFLAGIHLSWAQELCIYMFVWMAKFGAAYGVRTGIHVGVDVLVLKLPPKWRKGTILFGLLCGALFTGIIGTMGANFVIGLSETDQTSPDLELPSWIVYLCIPLGSYLMCFRFLQVAYNYFRFDDLPHHDHTHVEGVEVDTAVGPTPEGVR from the coding sequence TTGAAATTCCTGTTACGCATCCTCGATCGTCTCGAGGAGACCCTGATCGCGACGCTGATCGGCGCTGCGACGCTGGTGATCTTCGTCGCCGTGGCACATCGCTACACGACGGACTTCGTGGTCTCCAACCGCACATTGCCGGGCGCGATGGCGGTTTACAAATTTCTCGCGGGCATTCACCTTTCCTGGGCGCAGGAGCTGTGCATCTATATGTTCGTCTGGATGGCGAAGTTCGGCGCAGCCTATGGCGTGCGCACCGGCATCCATGTGGGCGTCGATGTGCTGGTACTGAAACTGCCGCCGAAATGGCGCAAGGGCACCATCCTGTTCGGCCTGCTTTGTGGCGCGCTGTTCACCGGCATCATCGGCACCATGGGCGCGAATTTCGTCATCGGCCTGTCCGAAACCGACCAGACTTCGCCCGATCTCGAACTGCCGAGCTGGATCGTCTATCTCTGCATTCCGCTCGGCTCATATCTCATGTGTTTCCGCTTCCTGCAGGTCGCCTACAATTATTTCCGTTTCGACGATCTGCCGCATCACGACCACACACACGTTGAGGGAGTCGAAGTCGACACTGCAGTCGGTCCGACGCCGGAGGGCGTTCGATGA
- a CDS encoding TRAP transporter large permease, which translates to MTTLFIFALLIALMLTGMPISIALGLTVLTFLFFLTQVPIEAVALKLFTGIENFEIMAIPFFILAGNFLTHGGVAKRMINFATSMVGHWYGGLGLAGVMACALFAAISGSSPATVIAIGSILLPAMVAQGFPKRFGAGVITTSGALGILIPPSIVMVIYAVATGGSVALGPDGARVTSASVGQLFIAGVIPGLMLATLLGATTVYRAWKFDYPRLPRAPWGERIKAFRECIWGLLLIFIVLGGIYRGWFTPTEAAAVSAVYAFVIAVFVYKDMGLKDVPRVLLGSASMSAMILYIITNAVLFSFLMTSEQIPQQLAAWMLDQGVNWWTFLIFVNILLLIAGNVMEASSIVLITAPILFPIAVKLGVHPVHLGILMVVNMEVGMCHPPVGLNLYVASGIAKMGITELTIAVWPWLLTMLMFLGGVTFIPEISLWLPRVLGLL; encoded by the coding sequence ATGACCACGCTGTTCATTTTTGCCCTGCTCATCGCGCTGATGCTCACCGGCATGCCGATTTCGATCGCGCTCGGCTTGACGGTGCTCACCTTCCTGTTCTTCCTGACCCAGGTCCCCATCGAGGCGGTGGCGCTGAAATTGTTCACCGGCATCGAGAATTTCGAGATCATGGCGATCCCGTTCTTCATACTCGCTGGCAATTTCCTGACCCACGGCGGCGTCGCCAAACGCATGATCAATTTCGCGACCTCCATGGTCGGTCATTGGTATGGCGGTCTCGGTCTCGCAGGCGTCATGGCCTGCGCATTGTTCGCGGCGATTTCCGGATCCTCGCCTGCTACCGTGATCGCGATCGGTTCGATCCTGCTGCCGGCTATGGTCGCGCAGGGCTTCCCGAAGCGTTTCGGTGCAGGCGTCATCACCACGTCGGGCGCGCTTGGCATCCTGATTCCGCCGTCCATCGTGATGGTCATTTATGCGGTTGCGACGGGGGGCAGCGTTGCACTCGGGCCGGATGGTGCGCGCGTGACGTCTGCCTCGGTGGGACAGCTGTTCATCGCCGGCGTCATTCCCGGCCTGATGTTGGCGACCCTGCTCGGCGCCACCACGGTCTATCGCGCCTGGAAGTTCGATTATCCGCGACTGCCGCGCGCGCCCTGGGGCGAGCGCATCAAGGCATTCCGTGAATGTATCTGGGGCCTGTTGCTGATCTTCATCGTGCTCGGCGGCATCTATCGTGGCTGGTTCACGCCGACGGAGGCCGCGGCGGTCAGCGCCGTCTACGCCTTCGTCATCGCCGTGTTCGTCTATAAGGACATGGGCCTGAAGGACGTGCCACGGGTGCTGCTCGGCTCGGCCAGCATGAGCGCGATGATTCTCTACATCATCACCAATGCGGTGCTGTTTTCGTTCCTGATGACATCGGAACAGATCCCGCAGCAGCTTGCTGCCTGGATGCTCGATCAGGGTGTCAATTGGTGGACGTTCCTGATCTTCGTCAACATCCTGCTGCTGATTGCCGGCAATGTGATGGAGGCGTCATCGATCGTGCTCATTACTGCACCGATCCTGTTTCCCATCGCGGTGAAGCTCGGTGTTCATCCGGTGCATCTCGGCATTCTGATGGTGGTGAACATGGAAGTCGGCATGTGCCATCCGCCGGTGGGCCTCAATCTCTATGTGGCGTCGGGCATCGCCAAGATGGGCATCACCGAGCTCACCATCGCAGTCTGGCCGTGGCTGCTGACGATGCTGATGTTCCTCGGTGGGGTGACGTTCATACCTGAAATCTCGTTGTGGCTGCCGCGCGTCCTCGGCCTGCTGTGA
- a CDS encoding Spy/CpxP family protein refolding chaperone codes for MKKLLLAGAAVAVIAGSTAVYAQHRPWMHHQIRMNPEDRAAFVDARIAAVKAGLKLTPDQEKLWPAVEASVRDFAKLRIDRANARMEERKARENSAQGNTPANPVERLQQRADNMAATAAALKKIATAADPLYKTLDDGQKRRLAVLTHMGHRFGGEGWRHRGSRPSEDGPGGFERGSFEGPGFPSPAFGHDDPPGAERL; via the coding sequence ATGAAAAAGCTGTTGCTCGCTGGCGCCGCGGTTGCGGTCATTGCAGGATCTACTGCGGTCTATGCCCAACATCGCCCATGGATGCATCATCAGATACGTATGAACCCGGAGGATCGCGCGGCCTTCGTCGATGCGCGCATCGCCGCCGTGAAAGCCGGACTGAAGCTCACCCCCGATCAGGAGAAACTGTGGCCGGCGGTGGAGGCCTCGGTTCGCGATTTCGCCAAGCTGCGCATCGATCGCGCCAATGCGCGGATGGAAGAACGCAAGGCGCGCGAGAACAGCGCACAGGGCAATACGCCAGCCAATCCAGTCGAACGCCTGCAGCAGCGCGCCGACAATATGGCGGCGACCGCTGCGGCCCTGAAGAAAATCGCGACGGCTGCCGATCCGCTCTACAAGACCCTTGATGACGGCCAGAAACGCCGGCTCGCCGTGCTGACCCATATGGGCCACCGCTTCGGTGGCGAGGGATGGCGCCACCGCGGTTCGCGTCCGTCTGAAGACGGTCCGGGTGGCTTCGAGCGCGGCAGCTTCGAAGGACCCGGTTTCCCGTCGCCCGCCTTCGGTCACGACGACCCGCCGGGCGCGGAACGCCTCTGA
- a CDS encoding acyltransferase family protein yields the protein MSETATAGKRLEKFPAFDGFRGIGVVVVIFSHCPQVLESGLYNSIWHINQLSRVGYIALDIFFVMSGFFITRLLLRERAKTGRISFKDFYIRRALRIFPVYYLTVIVCVLLFTFGTADTISLLTYTFNFYHPLHPVPNPLEHTWSLSVEEQFYFFWPLLILLVPPRWLSRVIGIVVPLLAIASGLVMAVIFIGHDPREAGDVVYMSLFTRMLSLSLGGWLALREFENKPLRGWRCVALFLGAIVVLTLDRMGRNFGIITSQPVYWTIALIAYAMVSVSFVATMVFDRGILKRVMTAILSIPLLRGLGQMSYAMYVFHLPVLFYLGINDAALDGAKVPILQVAIAFAVTIGLSILSYYLLETPMAKLKDRFGKVRLSEATGTNAVPRGGLFRAFSRAALLSSEDREPVADRPSQQAWSDVWRKEVK from the coding sequence ATGTCGGAAACTGCAACCGCAGGCAAAAGGCTGGAGAAATTCCCGGCCTTCGATGGTTTTCGTGGGATCGGCGTGGTGGTGGTGATCTTCAGTCACTGTCCGCAGGTGTTGGAAAGCGGCCTCTACAACAGCATCTGGCATATCAACCAGCTGTCACGCGTGGGGTATATCGCGCTCGATATCTTCTTCGTGATGTCAGGCTTCTTCATCACCAGGCTGCTGCTGCGCGAGCGTGCCAAGACCGGACGTATCTCGTTCAAGGATTTCTACATACGCAGGGCGCTGCGCATTTTCCCGGTCTATTATCTCACCGTCATCGTCTGCGTCTTGCTGTTCACATTCGGCACCGCCGATACGATCAGCCTGCTCACCTATACCTTCAATTTCTACCATCCGTTGCATCCGGTCCCGAACCCGCTCGAACACACCTGGTCGCTGTCGGTAGAAGAGCAGTTCTATTTCTTCTGGCCACTGCTGATCCTGCTGGTGCCGCCGCGCTGGCTCAGTCGTGTCATTGGCATTGTGGTGCCGCTGCTGGCGATTGCCAGCGGTCTGGTGATGGCGGTGATCTTCATCGGCCACGATCCGCGCGAGGCCGGCGACGTCGTCTATATGTCGCTGTTCACCCGCATGCTGTCGCTGTCGCTTGGCGGCTGGCTGGCGCTGCGCGAGTTCGAGAACAAGCCGCTGCGTGGCTGGCGCTGCGTTGCCCTGTTCCTTGGTGCGATCGTGGTGCTCACGCTTGATCGCATGGGGCGCAATTTCGGTATCATCACATCGCAACCGGTTTACTGGACCATCGCGCTGATCGCCTATGCCATGGTCAGCGTCTCCTTCGTTGCCACCATGGTATTCGACCGCGGTATTCTGAAGCGGGTGATGACCGCGATCCTATCGATCCCGCTGCTGCGCGGTCTCGGCCAGATGTCCTATGCGATGTATGTGTTCCATCTGCCGGTGCTGTTCTATCTCGGCATCAATGACGCTGCGCTGGATGGAGCCAAGGTGCCCATCTTGCAGGTCGCGATCGCCTTTGCAGTCACGATCGGCCTGTCGATACTGTCCTACTATCTGCTGGAAACGCCGATGGCGAAGCTGAAGGACCGTTTTGGCAAGGTCAGGCTGTCCGAGGCGACGGGCACCAATGCGGTGCCGCGTGGCGGCCTTTTCCGGGCTTTTTCGCGCGCCGCCCTGCTATCGTCCGAGGATCGCGAACCGGTCGCGGATCGGCCGTCGCAACAGGCTTGGTCGGATGTGTGGCGCAAGGAGGTCAAATAG
- a CDS encoding glutathione S-transferase family protein, translating to MITLYHCARARSFRPLWALEELGLEYELKMLPFPPRVHAKEYLGINPLGTIPLMLDGGTRMTESAAIAHYLVTKYGPSPLAVGVDEPDYGPFLNWLHFGEATLTFPQTLVLRYSQLEPEERRNPQVVEDYSRWFLGRLRIIETITSANEHICAGRFTAADISVGYALLMAQRLGLASQFGPAVAAYWARLQQRDGYKRAVESENRAGDEQGLARRV from the coding sequence ATGATCACGCTCTATCACTGCGCCCGCGCGCGCTCGTTCCGCCCGCTCTGGGCACTGGAAGAGCTGGGGTTGGAATATGAGCTCAAGATGCTGCCATTTCCGCCGCGCGTTCACGCCAAGGAATATCTCGGAATCAACCCGCTCGGCACTATTCCGCTGATGTTGGACGGCGGGACGCGGATGACCGAATCTGCTGCGATCGCGCATTACCTCGTCACGAAATATGGCCCATCACCGCTCGCCGTCGGAGTGGATGAGCCGGATTATGGGCCGTTTCTGAATTGGCTCCATTTCGGCGAGGCGACGCTGACATTCCCGCAGACGCTGGTGCTGCGTTATTCGCAACTCGAGCCGGAGGAGCGCCGCAACCCTCAGGTGGTCGAAGATTATTCGCGCTGGTTTCTTGGTCGGCTGCGCATCATCGAAACGATCACGTCGGCCAACGAGCATATCTGTGCCGGCCGTTTCACAGCGGCGGACATCTCGGTCGGCTATGCACTGCTGATGGCGCAGCGCCTCGGCCTTGCCTCGCAATTCGGGCCGGCTGTCGCGGCCTATTGGGCGCGGCTGCAGCAACGTGACGGATACAAGCGTGCGGTGGAGTCGGAAAACCGCGCCGGGGATGAGCAAGGTTTGGCGCGGCGCGTGTGA
- a CDS encoding enoyl-CoA hydratase/isomerase family protein: MANDSVILEKKGAALWITINRPEKRNAMNADVIAGIADGYRHAHDDAEVRVLVLTGTGDKAFCAGADLANSGSAFAQDFSRPNGDLADLMRLSQNATKPAIARVNGVCMAGGMGLLCMTDMAVAADTAIFGLPEVKVGVFPMQVLALLQSIAPRRLVNEWCITGEPFDARTARDAGLLNHIVATADLDAKVEWLISRITDKSPTAIRRGKYAMRAVAAMSFDESIAYLESQISILSMTEDAKEGLKAFAEKRKPAWPGK; encoded by the coding sequence ATGGCCAATGACAGTGTGATCCTGGAGAAGAAGGGCGCCGCACTCTGGATCACCATCAATCGTCCGGAGAAGCGCAACGCGATGAATGCCGACGTCATCGCGGGCATCGCAGATGGCTATCGCCACGCGCATGACGATGCCGAGGTGCGTGTGCTCGTGTTGACGGGTACTGGCGACAAGGCATTTTGTGCCGGCGCCGATCTCGCCAATTCAGGCTCGGCGTTTGCGCAGGACTTCTCCAGGCCGAACGGCGACCTCGCCGACTTGATGCGGCTGTCGCAGAATGCCACAAAGCCGGCCATCGCACGCGTCAACGGCGTCTGTATGGCCGGTGGCATGGGCCTGCTGTGCATGACCGATATGGCCGTCGCTGCCGACACCGCGATCTTCGGCTTGCCGGAGGTGAAGGTCGGCGTATTTCCGATGCAGGTGCTGGCGCTGCTGCAATCCATCGCGCCGCGCCGTCTCGTCAACGAATGGTGCATCACCGGCGAGCCATTCGACGCGCGGACGGCACGGGACGCCGGCTTGCTTAATCACATCGTGGCGACGGCCGATCTCGACGCCAAGGTCGAGTGGCTCATCTCGCGCATCACCGACAAGTCGCCGACTGCGATCCGCCGCGGCAAATACGCCATGCGCGCCGTCGCTGCCATGTCGTTCGACGAGAGCATCGCCTATCTGGAAAGTCAGATCTCGATTCTCTCGATGACGGAAGATGCGAAGGAAGGCCTCAAGGCCTTTGCGGAAAAGCGCAAGCCGGCCTGGCCAGGGAAGTGA
- a CDS encoding metallophosphoesterase, with protein MARPQHMPPDDSALRPLIDRIGATHVTQRLEIETRRDHQLFGQGRLFFNLENWLTAAPIIRAGLQLTGLYQRARREANQVLVRENVVTSPRLPSVFDNFTILQISDLHVDLSEQALKHLISFVGDLRYDICVLTGDYRGQTYGPFQRAIDGIGELRTKLRGPIFGVLGNHDTIRLAPALETMGIRMLFNEVETISRGDARIYLSGVDDPHFYRADDIPKVAAQIPREALSILLSHTPETYREAAEHGFDLMLSGHTHGGQLCLPGGRAIKLEAVLPRHMGNGAWRYGNLAGYTSVGVGTSLLPVRLNCPPEVTLHHLRCGPR; from the coding sequence TTGGCCCGGCCGCAGCATATGCCGCCAGACGACAGCGCATTACGCCCGCTGATCGACCGCATCGGCGCGACGCACGTCACACAGCGGCTGGAGATCGAGACCCGTCGCGACCACCAGCTGTTCGGCCAGGGGCGTCTGTTCTTCAATCTGGAGAACTGGTTGACGGCTGCGCCGATCATCCGTGCCGGTCTGCAGCTGACTGGCCTCTATCAACGCGCGCGCCGCGAGGCAAACCAGGTACTCGTGCGCGAGAATGTTGTGACATCGCCTCGCCTGCCATCGGTATTCGACAACTTCACGATCCTGCAGATCAGCGATCTCCATGTCGATCTGAGCGAACAGGCTCTGAAGCACTTGATCTCTTTCGTCGGCGATCTCCGCTACGACATTTGCGTGCTCACCGGCGACTATCGCGGTCAGACCTACGGTCCCTTTCAACGCGCCATCGACGGCATCGGAGAACTTCGAACGAAGCTGCGCGGTCCCATATTCGGCGTCCTCGGCAATCACGACACCATTCGCCTTGCGCCTGCCCTTGAGACGATGGGCATTCGCATGCTGTTCAACGAGGTCGAAACAATCAGCCGCGGCGATGCCCGGATTTATCTTTCTGGCGTAGACGATCCGCATTTCTATCGCGCCGACGACATCCCGAAAGTTGCGGCGCAGATTCCGCGAGAAGCACTCTCGATCCTGCTGTCGCATACGCCTGAAACCTACAGGGAAGCGGCCGAACACGGTTTCGACCTCATGCTTAGCGGCCACACGCATGGCGGCCAGCTTTGCCTGCCCGGCGGCCGTGCCATCAAGCTGGAAGCCGTGCTGCCGCGCCATATGGGCAATGGCGCGTGGCGTTACGGGAATCTTGCTGGCTATACGTCCGTCGGCGTCGGAACGAGCCTGCTGCCGGTTCGCCTCAACTGCCCGCCAGAGGTGACATTGCATCACCTGAGATGCGGTCCCCGATAG
- a CDS encoding GlcG/HbpS family heme-binding protein — translation MPDLSLDIARKILDSALAKVIEMKLKPMAITVLDARGCVKASIAQDGTSLMRGEVAHGKAYGALAMGLGSRALFKRAEEQPFFIDAVNTMARGALVPVPGGVLIQDQSGSLLGAIGISGDTSDNDEICCVAGIEAAGLKASTG, via the coding sequence ATGCCCGACCTCTCGCTCGACATCGCCCGCAAAATTCTCGATTCCGCCCTGGCCAAGGTGATCGAAATGAAGCTGAAGCCGATGGCCATCACGGTGCTGGATGCGCGCGGTTGCGTGAAGGCATCGATCGCGCAAGACGGCACCAGCCTGATGCGCGGCGAAGTCGCACATGGTAAGGCCTATGGTGCGCTGGCGATGGGCCTCGGCTCGCGTGCCCTGTTCAAGCGCGCCGAAGAGCAGCCGTTCTTTATCGATGCCGTCAACACCATGGCGCGCGGCGCTCTCGTTCCTGTCCCGGGCGGCGTCCTGATCCAGGATCAGTCCGGCTCCCTGCTCGGCGCCATCGGCATTTCCGGCGACACCTCGGACAATGACGAAATCTGTTGCGTCGCCGGCATCGAGGCTGCCGGCCTCAAGGCTTCGACCGGCTAG